Proteins from a single region of Hydra vulgaris chromosome 12, alternate assembly HydraT2T_AEP:
- the LOC101238782 gene encoding CBY1-interacting BAR domain-containing protein 1 isoform X5, producing the protein MSFLPKPAVSLKVLTMRKSFSTPDLFRGNNNDFEIKLSHNQIANAEKSIANLIRDFTNISVDMHRLESRYIDLCNTLNDLAAFESPMFSRCLKGVCKHFHDTVRALKDHTEVIQNKVILHLSENIDGCNATRHYLKKYTGEKTKVKENISESFVITQQIDELNKKMEHFEKEKIDCLHTCFKRFIHSSLAYHIKGVENMTEAYKALAQLSKYDHLDYMNKKLLPSADKVRLEFVRRNSIRK; encoded by the coding sequence aaagtaCTCACAATGCGTAAATCGTTTTCAACACCTGATTTGTTTCGAGGAAATAATAATGACTTTGAAATCAAACTATCACATAATCAAATTGCTAATGCTGAAAAATCTATAGCAAATCTTATTAGAGATTTTACTAACATATCAGTAGACATGCATCGTCTAGAAAGTCGTTATATTGATCTTTGTAATACACTTAATGATCTTGCTGCTTTTGAAAGTCCAATGTTCAGTAGATGTTTAAAAGGTGTATGTAAACACTTTCATGACACAGTTAGAGCACTTAAAGATCACACCGAAGTGATACAAAACAAGGTTATTTTACATCTTTCTGAAAATATTGATGGCTGTAATGCAACTCgacattatctaaaaaaatatactggagaaaaaacaaaagtaaaagaaaatatcTCAGAAAGCTTTGTAATTACCCAACAAATAGatgaacttaataaaaaaatggaacattttgaaaaagaaaaaattgattgtttgcatacttgttttaaaagatttattcatAGTAGTCTTGCTTATCACATTAAAGGTGTTGAAAATATGACAGAAGCTTACAAAGCACTTGCTCAGTTAAGTAAATATGACCATTTAGACTATATGAATAAAAAGTTGTTACCGTCAGCTGATAAAGTTCGATTAGAATTTGTGCGTCGTAATTCAATTCgtaaataa
- the LOC101238782 gene encoding CBY1-interacting BAR domain-containing protein 1 isoform X4: MLESEQFHPDDPIEKETERRKTKKVLTMRKSFSTPDLFRGNNNDFEIKLSHNQIANAEKSIANLIRDFTNISVDMHRLESRYIDLCNTLNDLAAFESPMFSRCLKGVCKHFHDTVRALKDHTEVIQNKVILHLSENIDGCNATRHYLKKYTGEKTKVKENISESFVITQQIDELNKKMEHFEKEKIDCLHTCFKRFIHSSLAYHIKGVENMTEAYKALAQLSKYDHLDYMNKKLLPSADKVRLEFVRRNSIRK; encoded by the coding sequence aaagtaCTCACAATGCGTAAATCGTTTTCAACACCTGATTTGTTTCGAGGAAATAATAATGACTTTGAAATCAAACTATCACATAATCAAATTGCTAATGCTGAAAAATCTATAGCAAATCTTATTAGAGATTTTACTAACATATCAGTAGACATGCATCGTCTAGAAAGTCGTTATATTGATCTTTGTAATACACTTAATGATCTTGCTGCTTTTGAAAGTCCAATGTTCAGTAGATGTTTAAAAGGTGTATGTAAACACTTTCATGACACAGTTAGAGCACTTAAAGATCACACCGAAGTGATACAAAACAAGGTTATTTTACATCTTTCTGAAAATATTGATGGCTGTAATGCAACTCgacattatctaaaaaaatatactggagaaaaaacaaaagtaaaagaaaatatcTCAGAAAGCTTTGTAATTACCCAACAAATAGatgaacttaataaaaaaatggaacattttgaaaaagaaaaaattgattgtttgcatacttgttttaaaagatttattcatAGTAGTCTTGCTTATCACATTAAAGGTGTTGAAAATATGACAGAAGCTTACAAAGCACTTGCTCAGTTAAGTAAATATGACCATTTAGACTATATGAATAAAAAGTTGTTACCGTCAGCTGATAAAGTTCGATTAGAATTTGTGCGTCGTAATTCAATTCgtaaataa